GGAAAGAAAACAAACTTTTCTAATCACCCCTGATACAACTGCAACAATGAATCATGTTATTCCACTGTATCTCAAATAAAAGCACACTGTGTAACTACAACCTTAATTCTTTTTCAGTGTACAAAGTGCATTTACATGCACTGCATCTCTTAAagtaacttaaaatataaagaaaatagCACATTTGTGCAGCAGACTCTTTACAAAGACCTCAAGCGATACACTAAAATGCCACTGCTCATGGCAATAGAATCAGGTGACAATTGCAGACATTAAAGGTATACTGTCTATTCAATTGAGCTTAACTGCCGAGCACATTATCGAGATATATGAGAGGGACAGCAACAATGCAAAGTTCATGGCACTTTACACACTATCTCTCTGACGTCATAGCCTCCATCTGTAGCCTGTTCTAAATCAATAACAAACATGATTCAACTTGttggaataaaaataaacatttttaaggttcactatgtaactttttttgttcaaaatttactGCATTTTATAACGAGtgagtacatcatgaatccatctTCCAATCCGCGTTTTTGccttatcctgaatcactatGATACGCctataaaaagtgtttatattctgAATATTTTAGACTGAGCTGGACGCCAACCGCTGTGGAGTAGCCCAGTACCTGTGTGACTCGTCatatacataaacagagagaagtagctctggctacaatgttcttctATTTCTGTTTATTACAGTAATACAGGCCAATTCAGACGAAGCCATGCTAttgtatgtggttttgcattgttctgctgaaatacacaaggccttcccagatatagacgtcgtctggagggtaGCATATGttgctttaaaacatttatatacctttcagaattcatagtgccttccaaatcatgcaagctgcccatatcttatgcacttatgcacccccataccatcagagatgctggctttttaACTAAACGCTGATGACACGCTAGAAGGTCtacctcctctttagcccggaggacacggcgtctgtgattttcaacaagaatgtcaaatttggactcatcagaccatagaacacttttccactttgaaacagtcaattttaaatgagcctcggcccacaggacatgacggcgcttctggaccatgttcacatacgctttcctttttgcatgatagagctttagttggcatctgcagatggcacggcagattgtgtttaccgacagtggtttctggaagtattcctaggccatttagtaatgtcattgacagaattatgccgatgagtgatgcagtgtcgtctgagggcctgaagaccacggacaataaaggtcttcagccttgtcccttacgcacagagatttctccagtttctctggatcttttgatgatgttatgcactgaagatgatgagatttgcaaagcctttgcaatttgacgttgaggaacattgtattttttaaagtattccacaatctttttatgcactctttcacaaattggagagcctctgcccatctttacttctgagagactctgcctctctaagacatcccttttatagctaatcatgttatagacctgatatcaattaacttaattagttgctagatgttctcccagctgaatcttttcaaaatgtcttgctttttcagccatttgttgcccccgtgccaacttttttgagacctgtagcaggcattaaatttgaaatgacagtgcattatgggtattctctagccattgagcgtacatcggttgtacactcgtttttacggtgcattgtgggattgaaagAGTTCACtcgataacgtccactatggtttcacTATGGTTAATACATTACACATACAATAACATTACACTGAAGGTCGAAATGGCCGGCGTGCCCCTCTGTGCCGTTTGtgatttatgctgccttcacgtgctcttggaattatcataaatacaactttcctaggtaaaaatcaGACCTGCAAACTCAGAAgaggtgaaaaaggtgacaaaCTAAATAATTGTAGGGGGGTCTGGGGGAATCGTCCCCCATGAGaaaatttttgtgatttttaacatGTAAAGGAAGCATTTTGGTGCACTCATAGattttataagaaaataaatgggaaaaacaacatttgattcaagtaaaaaaaaaatatatatatagacctattgacactagggctgggcattgacacaaatttcacaattggatTCGATTTCGATTCAGCAGCTTGCGATTTGATTTAGGTTTGATTACCttcaattcaatattgattaatttggggtctgtaaggttaagtacatggcaaatttcctcaaagaaaaaaatatctctcaattaatgctgtaaactatatattaGCAACAGTTGGtacatcattatattattaaaggttCAAATTAATCGATTTGTAAGCTATATAAAGAACATAAAGaagttttaaaaacaacattataatacatttttaatgacttaattatgtttctactcgttttttagccaatataaacatttaaatggtggctgtcataaaacggatttattcaaacatacattcaatattgaagaacatGTTAAGCACAAATATAAGGGATATGCAATAgcctatagtgcatatatttagcaaaatgctcctctctaagttcatttttgtagctgactaaCAAGTTTTTGGACACTGTACGGATTTTCTGAGGTAAAGGGGacagtaaatgtgacatttttcacaatctgttttattgacgtctttccgcggttgaaacactcaTTGAGCAATTACgtgagacatgatacggatttgttaagttgtactgtatctttcaacataccttcagaggttcattcatgtttatttcatgttgtaactagtaaagtagaagagatgatcggttcgtGCGCTCTGCTTGAACTGATGGCACTGTCACGCGCCACAGAACGCCAGGAAAGATCGCGACAGAGACGTGATGTCTATCTCACTCCAGTTTATGGGAAAGAAGCCCATTTTCGATTCTTGTGAGGTTTATTGTGATGCTTGCCTTGATTGGAATAACCTTGGAATATATTTATGTGATTATTCATATAACGAGGTTTGGGCCATACAAATTACGGGAGTTTCCCGGGAGAAATAGCAAAACGGGAGGGGGGCAGGAGATGGGTGTGAAATACGGGAGACTACCGGGAAAAACGGGAGTGTTGACAGGTATGATCCAACCTCGCCCCTTGAATCTCGTGTGAGGACCATGGCTGTGTTCAAAATGGCACTTtcatactactcttactatttctgcagTACCTATAATGCGCGTAGTATGCAAATGTTCTGTATGcatgtgtaacggaggccagctagtagtcgctgtgcaagtaaacctcactcctctgatctcaagagatgctctatcGACTGACACtaggggttgcagcctttagcttccttgttagagcgtccgactcctaCGCCAGAGACCTGGGTTCGAGGCCCgtgcagagcggggcgagtaggacctgggtagaggggttacattggtgccatgacccggatgggagtgaggtttaggggggtgagggTAAAGGGGTTACACATGGaatacccagatgacctactataTTTGCCAGAATCTGCTAAATACAACTCAAGTACACTGAAATCAGTATGGAAGCTGTGTTTGGAATTGCACACTAAGATGCAACTCCTACTATACTGCAGTGTGCAATGTGTATACCATGAATAGTATGTGAATTTTCTGTATGCATGGAATTCCTGGATTGCCTACTACATTTGCTGAAATCTGATGTATGCATCTGAGGACATTGCATGGGATACTgtttcccacaatgcaatgtgctcCATGTGACATTTCATCTTTGTGAAGAGTGTGGCGTGAGTGAACTGGAGGCGGcgaataattataaatgttacacTTTTGTAAGTACACATATACATGTAAACTAGAGACAAAAGTGTCCTAAAATAAACAATAGTAGTGGTTTATGATCTACCAAATGTATCCATAGTAGTTCATGGCCATATGTTAAGATACTGGAACAGAACGTTGATACATTCCCACAACTATTACAGGTCTTGTAATGATGACCAATCTGTTTTTGGGAAATGTGCACTTCATAGTAACATATGTGCTTTATCTGAAACTTCAAATTATAATTTTGATGCTGCCTGGGTTGAGTTAGTTATATGAAATATTCTCTTGACAAATAAAACCATATATTATTAGcatatcaatatatatatatttatgctgACAAAATATAGCCTGTTTACCTAATGGAATAATCTATCATAAATCTTAGGAGAATTATTTGTGATGTTTTGGAAAACCCAACTATAATGAGTTATTTTTACCTATATAATTGAAGTATTCTACACAGTATTCTACACACAATTTGTTACCTGAACCATTAAAATTAGCTAACCTAGTGAATTTGATTCAATCATGGTAGgctaattatatttttaacttgAGTCAAACCAGTTAATTTACGTCACCAcattaagcacatttttttttgttaacattttttcagtgtacattTTTTGCTGagcaaaatttaatttaatcaacTGCTTTTAAGTGAAATATTTCACCAACTCAACTGGACTTTACACCAACAAACAGAATTTTATGGGTTAGATCAAGACCGTTGGTAAGGACAGTCGAAAGGTAGGACATTTTCACTCAGGTTTCcacataaaaaataatggttagcacatttatttatttgtaaggcAACAACCTGCAAAGCTGTGTTGAATTAATGTTCAATGTTTGTCATGTGACAGCACTGTAGCATACTACTAAAACATTATTCGTTACATATTGTATACTATTTCACACACTGTTCTTAGAAAAATAGTAGGCACTATGCACTGTATGCTGGGCAGTAATCATTAAGTAGTAAGTTACTGTGCCATTTCGAACACAGCCAATCTCTGAAACGCAGCTTTTACACATGGATCATGACGTTACAACCGGATTTCAAAGCTCTTGAAAAGTCAAAGTAAGATGTTTAAATCAAAAGGCATATAATTTTCTGTTTATGGTTCATTTAACATATATCACAATTagcaataaaattataatttctgtattcagaaataatatattttgtatattttatgtgaATTGTCTCGGCGAtacatgacttttattttgaaaggctTCATAGATGGTAGCCATATGTGAGGAAATGTTCACGTCACTTCAACTACCACCTCAGTTCATAATGTAGCTGCTAGCCAGTGAAAATAGATATATCATTCAGAATGTATTTCGATAATCAACGGTTTTTTATTTCAGGGTTCACCGCTGTGGATTACCAGTACATTAGCGTTTTCAGCACCAAAGAGCCCTGAGTTGTGCTGTTATTTGCGGTTTCAGCTGTCTAAACAGGCTAACGCAGTTAGGCAGATAACAGCTTTTGTTTCTCAAAGATGAGCTCTTAGATAAACAGTGAAAAATCTaagaaataaacacacaacagccGAAGTATggatgaaaaatacagcagtaATGTTATTTCCAGTGGGAAGTTGGGGCGAGTTGAGGCTCCAGATGCCAGGTAAGACAGAAGTGTGTCCAAATATTACACTAAATTCTCTTACACAACTAGCACTATGTATATGGCAGTACGATGTAACACTGATGTTATGAGATGGTGACGCTGCTTTTACCACGGTACCATGTTTAAGAAAACAAAGTTTTTGTAATTGCTAATGTCTTTTAGGGGATTATCTATTGAATGGCTACCTCAGTATTCTTGAAATACCAGTAAATACTATTGTccattgtatgtttttgtaccATACATATTTGTACCATACATAACATTACTATGTGATGCATCCTGACACTGTACATATCACTTTAGTACTTTTTAAGGTGTCTGCATGGTCTTTCTGAATGTGGTAGACAAGAGAATGCTTTGGTATTACCATAATGGTAGTGTCCCAAACCTATGGCATTGCTATGTTTTCCATGGTATTTTATGGTAATTgtaggttttgttttttgataagAATAGCTCAgctttatttgtgtaattttctgCTTTGAATCAACtgaatgttgttattttttttctttctttctttccagaCTGACCCGGTACATAGTATTACTCTACTTTACCAAGCTACTGAAGGCTTTTGGGATATTTGAGTCATATGATCTCCTCAAAGTTGTGCATATTGTACAGTTtctctttattttgaaaatgggGTAAGGAGTGACATCACACATGTATAAAAATACAAGTGTTATGATTGTTTACTTACAGTATTTCTGATCATATAAATACCTCCTGTTTTCTGCATAGGTGTGCAATGATACTGGTTTTCTTTCAAAAGCCATTCTCATCTGGAAAAATGATCCCAAAAAGACAGGTAAAGTTCTTCTAATTCTagtttaacttttaaattcCTCAATTTTAAAACTCTTATCACTTagattataaaaaattatgattctgtcatcatttactcaccctcatgtcatgtcAAAGccctttcgttcatcttcaaaatgcatgaaatatttttaatattctctcatCCTTTAGTCTATCCTTTGAAAGTCCATGCAACCATAACATTCcacacattaaaaacattcataaagatATTGTTAAAGTGATCCATATAAATaagtggtttaatccaaatcttctgaagagacatgatcgccTTATACTGTGATGAACAGAttcaatttaggcttttattcacataaacagtaatcaatgcacatacagtatctcacagaagtgagtacacccctcacatttttgtaaatattttattatatctttttatgtgacaacactgaagaaatgacactttgctacaatgtaaagtagtgagtgtacagcttgtataacagtgaaaatttgctgtcccctcaaaataactcaacacacagccattaatgtctaaaccgctggccacaaaagtgagtacactgtATATAGTACAACATCAACTGCTAGCCAGTAGCCAAATTTAATACTGGCTATTGTTgatgcattaaaaaatacagcaataaTAGCATATAATGCTCATTCTGGTTGtgttatggaagtaaaatggatTGCAAATGTCATTTCACGTGGACCTATTTTGCATGGCAGCCTGACTTCATTTGTTTAACTTCTGATTTCAGTGGATCAAAATCTTCAAACATGCTGTCATGAGCTGTGTCATTTCCCTGTTGGGTTTCTTTGGGTTGACACTCTGTGGGCCACTAAGGTATGTCTTTGtgcttaatataaaataaatatgttccttatttttgttctgttatttAGCATTTCAAGCATTTGGCCTAAACTGATGGGATTTCTTTCAGGACCCTTTTGCTGTTTGAGCACAGTGATCTGGTGGTGATTTCTCTCCTCAGCGTTCTCTTCACCAGCTCTGGAGGGGGACCTTCTAAGGTCAGAACTCTAGAGAAATCATAACCATATCTCAGAACGAACCATATATACCAGCTGACACATTTCCatgtgctgcttttttttttttttttttatagacaaGGGGTGCTGCTTTATTCATAATTGCTGTGATCTGCCTTTTGCTCTTTGATAATGATGATCTCATGGCAAAGATGGCAGAGCACCGTATCCTTACCACTGTACCAGAAATGTATACACTGTTATTATATCAAGGTGAAGTGTGTCAGTTCCGCCCCTTTAATGACACCTTGCAGGCAAAATGGCAAAAATGATAACTGTTTTccaacaaaaaagaaatatggTGGAGCAAGTTCTTAcatttttggaatgacatttaCAGATTAATCGTTCACAATATCATCATGAATGTGTATTTGGAAATGTTTACTTTTTAGTTTTATCTACAACTGTATAATCCTTAACTCTATTTATTTAAGCTGAGGGGCACCATGACAGTGCTCTTACCCATGCGCTGTACACAGGGATTGCATTTTTAGGTGTGGCGGACCACAAGGTGTGTTTttgatcactttttttttaaatctttaagagtgttgttattgtttactACAGTACAGACTCAGATGAAGGATCAGTGAGATCGTGGTGATTAACTCTCATTTTCTGAGCAGGGTGGAGTGGTTCTGCTGGTTCTAACTCTGTGCCTGAAGGTGGCTTTCAACACGGCATCTAGAAAATTATCAATGGAGATTGGGGGCGCGAAACGCCTATATGCTTTATCTAACCTTGTGTCCGCTGTAGTTCTGCTGCCCTGGGTCATAGTGCTGTCTGCAACCACTGAGGTAACAACCAGCAGAAGCTTTGTTTACTGTGGTCGATCTCAAGAGGGGCTCAGCAGACTTCCAATGGGGCCTCAATTATTTTATACTAAAATTATATACGTTAATAtactaaaattgtttaaaataacctaaaacaaccaaaaatagatattcctttttttaattttcccaTTCAAGAActctttgttttcatttgaaGAAGCAGGGTTCCTTGGAAAACCTGGATATATGAGTTAGCCTAACTTTAAAAGTGATATCTAGGCTTAGAAgagtcatgtaaatgaataaaatcttaaaatgttatggccatttttataataaataatatttctagttatgttatatttctatttatatcAATCTCTcaaatatgaatatgataaaaaaaaaaatagtaattgtgggggggggggggggggggggggggggggctttGAGTCAAGAAAGTTTGAGAATCACTGGTTTATTGgcatcatttatatttaaagacCACATGAAGTAGCTTTACGTACCCATTTACTTTCCTGTGTTGAATTATTTTCTATTGAAACAGGAAATTGTGGTAGGAACATATTGTATAGAAagaattgtcatttattttatgttaaaaagcCAATTGCTTTTAATTTATTACTACTATTTATTACTAGTTGATGGCAGgtgatatttataatgtatatgtCCCTCCCAATATCCTCATTCTACAGAGCTTATTATTAGATAAATTTgtgcaaattatttttaaattgtgccAATGTGAACATGAGACATTATTTTGGCCTCTTTTCCAAAATGAGAAAGACAGCAGACTTGTGTTTATCAGTTGAGTTTATTTTGTCAACTTTAAGGAGTCAAAAATTAACAGACATGGACTAAATGCCACAAAACTCCAAATTTGATTTCATTGGGAATAAGTTAGCACTTGAGAGTGTAAGTCagtataaactgtataaaaCCAAAACAGTGCACCATCTTCAGATGCATTCGCCTTAttataaatgcttaaaacaatACAGACACTCTTGTAAGTTCTTGAccgtttttaaaatggaaatccGCAGAGTAAGGTGGAATCCTGGTCCGGGCTCATCTTGCCTTTTGCCATGGTCATCTTCTCTGTGATGATACTGGACTTTTACGTGGAGTCCATCTGCACGGCAAAGCTGGAAACCTCACGCTGTGCTCGATATGGCTCCATCTTCCTGTTCCTCAGTGGCCTGCTGCTGGCAAACTTCTGGACCCACCCGCTAACCGACCAGCTCAGAGTGATAAGTAAGCCAGGCCAGCAGAGTAGCACTGAGCATGTGCTGTCTGGTGGAGTGCTGGTCAGCGCCTGCTTCTTCATCATGGGTAAGTTATTATCTATGATAGAAGATTTAATGCAAGGAATGTATTTGAAAGATTTATGTTCCCCCATCACAGAACCAATCTGATATGTAAATGTCAAGTCTACGATAGGGTGTAGATGTAAGGAGtttgtgctaaataaaaaaagtggaaGAAGTAAATACTATCATCATAGTGTTGAAACAGATTATTTAATGACATCAATAAAAAGGTGTAGAAGTAAAACTAATTGAAAGCAGCACATTTTACTTTGTCCTAATTGAATGTACCATTTGATGTTTTCAGCTGATAGCATACTGTCAGCCCCTTCTTCAAAAGGTCAGAAGGGAACACTGGTGGGTTACTCCCCTGAAGGAACTCCTCTTTATAACTTCATGGGCGATGCGCTTCAACACACGTCCCAGTCTCTGCCTCGCTTCATCAAAGACTCACTCAAACAGATCCTGGAGGAATATGACTCACGGCAGATCTTTTACTTCCTCTGTCTCAACCTGGTACGTTAGCTTCTGTAGGATGGCCACTCCAACTTgtgtttttattagattttgGTCATGAAGTGTAGAAGATGCTCAGTTTAAGTGCTTTAATGTTAATTGCTTAGATTGTTCGTTATTTCTTGTcataatgacagaaaatgaattttattattcaaatgtttataAGATTTAGAGCATTGGAGCAACAAAATATAATTGAATCCCCTCTCTTCTTTGAAATTGTAACCCCCATGTCCTACTTTAACTGCCTGTCTGATATAACTTGCTAACAGTATATTGATAACAGTTCTGTTGTTCTTTGTTCAGGCCTTCACGTTTGTGGAGCTCTTCTATGGTGTGTGGACCAACAGTCTGGGGCTGATCTCTGATGGCTTTCACATGCTGTTTGACTGCTCTGCTTTGGTTCTGGGGTTGTTTGCCGCCCTCATGACCAGATGGAAAGCAACAAGGATATATTCCTATGGGTAAAGTAGTGCCGCTTGCTAATAGGATAACatatttgtgaaataaatgcacattataCATTTGTATGCAAGCAGACTGATTTGGATTGTGGACAATAAAATGCTCACAAAAAAGAGCATACACAGGTGCTGTCTCATTTACCATTGCAGCAAAATCTTGAGATTGAAATCCAGTCATTCCGATAGGAATTGGTGCAATCTGGagtcttgcaaaaaaaaaaaaaaaaatccccagaccagtgttaattttgacagcaaattttgatttagttttagtcatagtcttttaactaaaatgccatttagtttgTCTAGTTTTAGTTGACTGAATATCATAAGATTTTAGTTGACTAAATCTACAGTACATTTTGTcaactaaaatctaatttagttaaattgtaa
This Ctenopharyngodon idella isolate HZGC_01 chromosome 5, HZGC01, whole genome shotgun sequence DNA region includes the following protein-coding sequences:
- the slc30a5 gene encoding proton-coupled zinc antiporter SLC30A5, giving the protein MDEKYSSNVISSGKLGRVEAPDARLTRYIVLLYFTKLLKAFGIFESYDLLKVVHIVQFLFILKMGCAMILVFFQKPFSSGKMIPKRQWIKIFKHAVMSCVISLLGFFGLTLCGPLRTLLLFEHSDLVVISLLSVLFTSSGGGPSKTRGAALFIIAVICLLLFDNDDLMAKMAEHPEGHHDSALTHALYTGIAFLGVADHKGGVVLLVLTLCLKVAFNTASRKLSMEIGGAKRLYALSNLVSAVVLLPWVIVLSATTESKVESWSGLILPFAMVIFSVMILDFYVESICTAKLETSRCARYGSIFLFLSGLLLANFWTHPLTDQLRVISKPGQQSSTEHVLSGGVLVSACFFIMADSILSAPSSKGQKGTLVGYSPEGTPLYNFMGDALQHTSQSLPRFIKDSLKQILEEYDSRQIFYFLCLNLAFTFVELFYGVWTNSLGLISDGFHMLFDCSALVLGLFAALMTRWKATRIYSYGYGRVEILSGFINGLFLMVIAFFVFVESVTRVIDPPNINTDMLTPVSVGGLLVNLVGICAFSHAHSHGASKGSCSGHDHGHSHHGHGHGHGSAEHSHGGHGHSHGGHGHSHGHGHSHGSAGGGMNANMRGVFLHVLADTLGSVGVIISTILIKQFGWLIADPICSLFIATLIFLSVIPLLKDACEVLLLRTPPENDKELNFALEKIQKIEGVLSYRDPHFWRHSASVIAGTIHLQLMSDVVEQRVIQQVSAVLKDAGVNNLTIQLEKEAYFQHMSGLSTGFHEVLTMTQQMESMKYYKDGTCIM